The Brachionichthys hirsutus isolate HB-005 chromosome 3, CSIRO-AGI_Bhir_v1, whole genome shotgun sequence genome has a window encoding:
- the si:dkeyp-69b9.3 gene encoding LOW QUALITY PROTEIN: myocardin (The sequence of the model RefSeq protein was modified relative to this genomic sequence to represent the inferred CDS: substituted 1 base at 1 genomic stop codon), producing the protein MTLLASERSLLIRNKFRSVLQLRIQNRRQSEINADRGLKSACLPLKAEKDQSEALCLTDDGATQKLPPSGLNTETAQGRILCGAQKQKRARQAKDHAERIQRPLGAAEQKQERTLSSENRHASFPLSADVFEDDISSCSSSSPTVQRAAHPSPALPSLPGLSGDQILCDFSAVGLPLNHSPSHAQPGLTWLPATEGIRQPMSVESNSMATAGRPNGMYLTCQTTPLLPKTARPPSPISSSSLPTSLNFNHIPRPRKPRDSKPKMKKLKYHQYIPPDQRGGSGTGGGGAKQKSPVPTQSLDPAYSHLLKQQQVFLQLQILQNQQQQQQLSVVSRYEHRSIPQIVCLYXCLCRSPSGDHGDLKSSGATPLNPQPAPATTNHTPLDTIPASKPELLPANLVDLTVSELRQQLRMRGLPVSGTKPTLLERLRPFQLSRSCLTPLPLCQLGTSLEPLTPCPPLPPSQSPGSSSSSGLDSPGCSPNQQMYIPDRGIPSRILSDAPCGIPNGVLNTVPSCFSNGASVSLAGEQCGLTNTVFLVPAGTASETQSPSLPMSSSSPLRCGTPWRSENEQQQELSVDLDMRRMSRDSSNESCGGSLHPFLQQDPGCSRGKPETDTQAEVLFPQVLCCQPCDMIGPDFELPVQITASPVQTGVRSLEEELQEAIQKAQMDPRQSIDDILDEPITCAGSVNVLHDKSPAQTIPSSSPPLPLPLPPPPPQVDSSQASQLHSKDDNFLPSPLCSSLLLERPPSPAVITPSRVIPAPPPPPICTSLLSSSGKSRKRRAPTLFDAADWLETLTSGLRPLTPPTAPFVESDFSLDSDLNVSRVLDLMIEQW; encoded by the exons ATGACACTGCTGGCCTCCGAGAGGTCACTTCTCATCCGGAACAAGTTCCGTTCAG TCCTGCAGCTGAGGATCCAGAACAGGAGGCAGAGCGAAATCAATGCAGACCGTG GGTTAAAATCTGCTTGCCTCCCTCTGAAAGCAGAGAAAGATCAGAGTGAAGCTCTG TGTCTAACTGATGACGGTGCCACTCAGAAGTTGCCCCCCAGTGGTCTGAACACTGAAACTGCACAAG GGAGGATTCTGTGTGGGGCCCAGAAGCAGAAGAGGGCTCGCCAGGCCAAGGACCACGCGGAGAGAATCCAACGCCCACTGGGAGCTGCGGAGCAAAAGCAGGAGCGCACGCTGTCCTCGGAGAACC GTCATGCTTCTTTCCCTCTGTCTGCTGATGTCTTTGAAGATGAcatctcttcctgctcctcgtcTTCCCCCACCGTGCAGCGCGCCGCTCACCCGTCACCGGCGCTGCCTTCCCTGCCGGGGCTCTCGGGTGACCAAATACTCTGTGACTTCTCGGCTGTGGGTTTACCCCTGAACCACAGTCCCAGTCATGCTCAG CCTGGATTGACATGGCTCCCGGCAACCGAGGGCATCAGACAACCAATGAGTGTGGAATCAAactccatggcaacagctggGAGACCAAACGGGATGTATCTGACCTGTCAGACCACACCCCTGCTGCCAAAG ACAGCTCGGCCTCCCAGCcccatcagctcctcctccttgcccACTTCCCTCAACTTTAATCATATCCCTCGCCCACGGAAACCACGGGACTCCAAACCCAAAATGAAGAAACTCAAATATCACCAGTACATTCCTCCAGACCAGAGAGGAGGGTCTGGGACCGGCG ggggaggagccaaacAGAAGAGCCCTGTCCCCACCCAGTCTTTGGACCCAGCCTATTCCCAcctgctgaagcagcagcaggtcttcctccagctgcaaatccttcagaaccagcagcagcagcagcagctcagtgttGTGTCCAGGTATGAACACAGATCGAT CCCTCAAATAGTTTGCCTATACTGATGCCTCTGTCGATCCCCTAGTGGAGACCACGGTGACCTGAAGTCCTCTGGAGCCACGCCCCTGAATCCCCAACCTGCTCCGGCCACAACAAATCACACCCCTCTGGACACAATCCCCGCCTCCAAGCCGGAGCTCCTCCCTGCTAATCTTGTCGATCTAACG GTATCAGAGTTGCGTCAGCAGCTTCGTATGCGTGGTCTCCCTGTGTCCGGAACCAAGCCCACTTTGTTGGAGCGTCTCCGCCCCTTCCAGCTTTCCCGCTCCTGCCTCAcccctctccctctttgtcAGCTGGGTACCAGCTTGGAGCCCCTCACCCCATGCCCGCCACTGCCCCCCAGCCAGAGCCCCGGCTCAAGCTCCAGCTCAGGACTAGACTCACCCGGCTGCAGCCCAAACCAACAGATGTACATCCCGGACAGGGGAATTCCTAGCAGGATTCTCAGCGACGCTCCATGTGGTATTCCGAATGGAGTTCTAAACACCGTCCCGAGTTGTTTCTCAAACGGCGCTTCAGTCAGTCTAGCAGGTGAACAGTGCGGCCTTACCAACACCGTCTTCCTAGTTCCTGCTGGCACGGCCTCGGAAACGCAGAGTCCGAGTCTACCCATGTCGTCCTCCTCGCCGCTGCGGTGTGGAACTCCCTGGAGAAGCGAgaacgagcagcagcaggagctcagTGTGGATCTGGATATGAGGAGAATGTCCAGGGATTCCAGCAATGAG TCTTGTGGAGGATCCCTTCATCCATTCCTGCAACAGGACCCAGGATGCTCTAGAGGCAAaccagaaacagacacacaggcagaggTTCTGTTTCCACAG GTGCTTTGCTGCCAGCCCTGTGATATGATTGGCCCGGATTTTGAGCTGCCAGTGCAGATCACAGCAAGCCCTGTTCAGACGGGCGTTCGCAGCTTAGAGGAAGAGCTACAGGAGGCTATCCAGAAAGCACAG ATGGACCCTCGTCAGTCCATCGATGACATTCTGGATGAGCCTATAACTTGTGCCG GCTCTGTTAATGTTTTGCATGATAAATCTCCTGCCCAAACAATCCCCAgttcgtctcctcctcttcctcttcctcttcctcctcctcctcctcaagtcGATTCGTCCCAGGCTTCCCAGCTGCACAGTAAGGATGACAACTTCCTACCGTCGCCTCTGTGCTCCTCTCTCTTGCTGGAGCGCCCCCCGTCTCCTGCTGTAATAACCCCCAGCCGGGTAAtcccagcacctcctccaccccccATCTGCACCTCTCTTCTGTCGTCCAGTGGAAAGTCACGGAAACGACGGGCTCCCACGCTGTTTGACGCTGCTGACTGGCTCGAAACCCTGACGTCCGGCCTTCGCCCTCTTACTCCACCGACGGCACCTTTTGTTGAGTCCGACTTCAGTCTGGATTCAGATCTGAATGTCAGCCGAGTGTTGGATCTAATGATAGAGCAGTGGTGA
- the ntd5 gene encoding beta-2-glycoprotein 1-like, which yields MDRALLLLLSLWAVVGAASSLQASGSCPERLLGEERRRTCPRPCGSDRACGNKRQCLCDGQCGLSCVAPGRTCPWPLPHSDENSVARLLSPTHSFSALLEVRCKQRFAFPSGLDVIIRRCQGDRQWSGDEPICTASEVETPEPAAAETCPLPEDVTDIFSIQGDATAGTAIRYRCLSGSDVVGSSENFCQENRTWQYPHPICKKVYCEPPRAVDQGYVVAVHKTEYEVGFDIHYLCKKNFLLDGPQKVTCLSNGSWSAPPPYCRARCLIPAERSRVLIGGLKRWPFDVTDAMVPHGENMTFYCKHPRKQCSLTASQTCFDGNLQPPSCYLEPTWLQYKLFPHRLVSEIEACEPDDVE from the exons ATGGACCGTGcactgctgttgctgctgtcccTGTGGGCTGTGGTTGGAGCGGCGTCGTCCCTGCAGGCTTCAG GGTCGTGTCCAGAGAGACtcctgggagaggagaggaggaggacgtgtcCACGGCCCTGCGGATCCGACAGAGCCTGTGGCAACAAGCGGCAGTGTCTGTGTGACGGACAGTGTGGACTCAGCTGCGTGGCTCCAG GCCGAACTTGTCCCTGGCCTCTACCCCATAGTGATGAAAACTCCGTGGCTCGCCTCCTCTCTCCCACTCACTCCTTCTCTGCACTGCTGGAAGTGCGTTGCAAACAGAGATTTGCGTTTCCCAGTGGCTTGGATGTAATTATTCGCCGTTGTCAAGGTGACCGACAGTGGAGTGGGGATGAGCCCATCTGCACAG CTTCAGAGGTTGAGACACCCGAACCTGCTGCCGCCGAGACCTGCCCTCTGCCCGAGGACGTCACCGACATCTTTAGCATCCAGGGCGACGCTACAGCCGGAACCGCCATCCGCTACAGATGCCTGTCTGG GTCAGACGTAGTGGGGAGCAGTGAGAACTTCTGCCAAGAAAACCGGACCTGGCAGTACCCTCACCCCATCTGCAAAA AAGTGTACTGCGAGCCTCCTCGAGCCGTGGACCAGGGCTATGTGGTGGCCGTGCACAAGACGGAATACGAAGTCGGCTTTGACATCCACTACCTTTGCAAGAAGAACTTCTTGCTGGACGGGCCCCAGAAGGTCACGTGCCTGTCGAACGGCAGCTGGAGCGCGCCGCCTCCGTACTGCAGAG CTCGCTGCCTCATCCCCGCCGAGCGGAGCCGTGTGCTCATCGGTGGGCTGAAGCGCTGGCCGTTCGACGTCACGGACGCCATGGTCCCTCACGGGGAAAACATGACGTTCTACTGCAAGCATCCTCGCAAGCAGTGCAGCCTCACCGCCAGCCAGACCTGCTTTGACGGAAACCTGCAGCCTCCATCCTGCTACCTCG agCCCACCTGGTTGCAGTATAAACTCTTCCCTCACCGGCTGGTCTCAGAGATCGAGGCTTGCGAGCCGGATGACGTGGAGTGA